Proteins co-encoded in one Rhopalosiphum maidis isolate BTI-1 chromosome 2, ASM367621v3, whole genome shotgun sequence genomic window:
- the LOC113551507 gene encoding selenoprotein K-like: MVYISQSGNLHETVPMKKKIVDTFWGVINFVSFFVQSLVRPNSTRWGNQYTVTYRRPGSSNGTVRPQRRFGGFGPSTSAPAPPSTCSSCMG; encoded by the exons gtGGAAATTTACATGAAACTGttccaatgaaaaaaaaaatagtggatACATTTTGGGGTGTTATTAACTTTGTTTCATTTTT TGTTCAAAGTTTAGTAAGGCCTAACTCAACTAGATGGGGTAATCAATATACAGTTACTTACAGGCGCCCTGGTTCTTCAAACGG aactgTGAGACCTCAACGACGTTTTGGTGGATTTGGACCTAGTACATCTGCTCCAGCTCCTCCATCAACCTGTAGTAGCTGTATGGGATAA
- the LOC113551501 gene encoding protein ABHD16A, translated as MFTDYIFTPKLYKVYTGIRRNDEYVQLWQENIADKILMTTYIVTQVATYLSPALLYMYGKWLLSPEFVTKLFFRGSILGITLMTTFILRSYGRAINPKYKTFYNDLLNAKLNYSTDNKKKLHSYDFDFSAWPIDFSWTPAEEKNYKSNLISNNFKMSLQLLSSPSRLIGFIALHTFGISLIYPGSTSLLFYLMNQNLQKGRRALITSFGGIRYKLKTIDGNFVDSMFIDKRHSNINSLNPKLIICTEGNAGFYEAGIMSSAIETHHSVLGWNHPGFGYSTGVPYIEQERNAAETVIEFAIKHLKFSPKNIILYGWSIGGFASTHLAKKFPDVHAVILDATFDDLAPLAIPRMPSFAEKLVDFTVKEFTNLNVAENLIQYPGPVLLIRRSSDEIIALDPQNVATNRANHLLELLLERRFPKLFSNESRSALWVWLSTSGEQQNQVRLQYDVDLNHQSKLFPSSSKNYPLNLGDGWKDQEKIKMLLYLADYYMKDYNSTHCTPLPTRYLGFII; from the exons atgtttaccgactatatatttacacctaaactgtataaagtatataccgGAATTCGAAGAAACGAT GAATATGTTCAATTATGGCAAGAAAATATAGcagacaaaatattaatgact acTTACATTGTTACACAAGTAGCCACTTACCTTTCTCcagcattattatacatgtatggtAAATGGCTGTTAAGTCCAGAATTTGTAACCAAACTATTTTTTCGAGGatcaatattaggtataacttTGAtgacaacatttattttgagaAGTTATGGAAGAGCTATAAATCCaaagtataaaactttttataacgATCTTCTTAATGCTAAGTTGAATTATTCAACTGATAATAAg aaAAAACTGCACAGCTacgattttgatttttcagcATGGCCTATCGACTTTTCATGGACTCCTGCTGAAGa aaaaaattacaaatcaaatttaataagcaataattttaagatgtCATTACAACTTCTAAGTAGCCCTAGCCGTCTTATTGGGTTTATAGCATTACATACTTTTggaatatcattaatttatcctGGTTCTACTTCACTTCTATTCTATTTAA tgaaTCAGAACTTACAGAAAGGAAGACGAGCTTTAATCACTTCATTTGGAGGTAtacgatataaattaaaaactatcgaTGGAAATTTTGTAGACTCAATGTTCATAGACAAaag acattcaaatataaattctttgaatccaaaattaattatttgtactgAAGGAAATGCTGGGTTCTATGAAGCGGGAATTATGAGTTCAGCTATTGAAACTCATCATTCTGTTTTAGGATGGAATCATCCCGGATTTGGATATAGCact ggcGTACCTTACATAGAACAAGAACGAAATGCTGCTGAAACTGTAATAGAGTTCGCTataaagcatttaaaatttagtcctaaaaatattatattatacggttgGAGTATAGGTGGTTTTGCTTCCACCCATTTAGCCAAAAAGTTCCCTGATGTACACGCTgtg ATACTCGATGCTACATTTGATGATCTGGCACCATTAGCAATTCCACGGATGCCTAGCTTTGCTGAGAAACTAGTAGATTTTACTGTAAAAGAATTCACAAACTTGAATGTGgctgaaaatttaattcaatatccaGGACCAGTTCTATTAATTAGACGATCCAGTGATGAAATTATTGCACTTGA tcccCAAAATGTAGCTACAAATCGAGCAAATCACCttctagaattattattagaaagaAGATTTCCAAAACTTTTTTCTAATGAATCTCGATCAGCTCTTTGGGTTTGGTTATCTACATCTGGTGAACAACAAA ATCAAGTACGTTTACAATACGATGTTGATTTAAACCATCAATCAAAACTATTTCCTTCATCtagtaaaaattatccatTAAATCTTGGTGATGGCTGGAAAGatcaagaaaaaataaaaatgttactttatttg gctgattattatatgaaagatTATAATTCCACACATTGCACTCCATTACCAACACGTTACTtgggatttataatttaa